A single window of Lutzomyia longipalpis isolate SR_M1_2022 chromosome 1, ASM2433408v1 DNA harbors:
- the LOC129785857 gene encoding CLIP domain-containing serine protease B9-like isoform X1, with the protein MWWRIIFFKMELRDIILYIGLTICFLTETQSQRWCRANNGNRGECISVYDCPAILRLLQRPRLTPDIVSDLRNMKCSNSPDEVEFVCCEQTGPEETHPNQIYTPSNNQGNVIDFCGIEGATRRILGGTEATLSEFPWMALLEYERDNGSWTYECGGFLINSRYVITAAHCVRGRSVEKVGRLINIRIGEYNTETNPDCVSDGIERICNDPVQNLAVEEIIPHENYVPDNLSNNQNDIALIRMSGNVKFSEFVSPICLPTPDFAGTPVGKDVTISGWGQTLEQTRSSVKTKVNIPVVSFERCQREYNGRTSLSSELQLCAGGNYIQDACFRDSGGPLISRQNGAWIAEGIVSFGIGCGLEISSVYTKVSAFVPWIHRNMRP; encoded by the exons ATGtg GTGgcgtataattttttttaagatggAACTGCGAgacataattttatatattggACTAACGATTTGTTTTCTGACTGAAACACAAAGTCAACGGTGGTGTAGAGCAAATAATGGCAACAGAGGAGAATGCATCTCCGTATATGATTGCCCAGCGATTCTTCGTTTACTGCAAAGACCAAGATTAACGCCTGATATTGTATCAGATCTACGGAATATGAAATGCAGTAATAGTCCCGATGAGGTTGAATTTGTATGTTGCGAACAAACTGGTCCAGAAGAGACTCATCCAAATCAAATATATACACCAAGTAACAATCAGGGCAatgtaattgatttttgtgGAATTGAAGGAGCTACTCGAAGGATACTAGGAGGAACTGAAGCCACTTTGAGCGAATTCCCTTGGATGGCTCTCTTAGAATATGAACGAG ATAATGGTTCATGGACCTATGAATGCGGAGGTTTCCTCATCAATTCCCGGTACGTAATAACTGCAGCCCATTGCGTTCGGGGACGATCAGTCGAAAAAGTTGGAAGGCTCATAAATATTCGTATTGGAGAATATAATACGGAAACGAATCCAGATTGCGTTAGTGATGGCATTGAAAGAATCTGCAATGATCCTGTGCAGAATTTAGCAGTAGAAGAAATTATTCCACATGAAAATTATGTTCCGGATAATCTATCAAATAATCAAAATGACATTGCGCTAATTAGAATGTCGGGTAATGTTAAGTTTAGTGAGTTTGTTTCCCCAATTTGCTTGCCAACTCCTGATTTTGCTGGTACACCAGTAGGAAAGGATGTTACAATATCAGGCTGGGGTCAAACTCTCGAGCAAACACGAAGTTCTGTAAAAACGAAAGTAAACATACCTGTAGTTAGCTTTGAACGGTGCCAGAGGGAGTATAATGGGAGAACTTCCCTTTCCTCTGAGTTACAGCTCTGTGCTGGAGGAAATTACATTCAAGATGCATGCTTTAGGGATTCAGGTGGACCACTAATTTCTAGGCAAAATGGTGCCTGGATTGCTGAAGGTATTGTTTCATTTGGTATTGGTTGTGGTCTCGAAATTTCTTCGGTATACACGAAAGTCTCTGCATTTGTGCCATGGATTCATAGAAATATGAGACCCTAA
- the LOC129785857 gene encoding CLIP domain-containing serine protease B9-like isoform X2: MELRDIILYIGLTICFLTETQSQRWCRANNGNRGECISVYDCPAILRLLQRPRLTPDIVSDLRNMKCSNSPDEVEFVCCEQTGPEETHPNQIYTPSNNQGNVIDFCGIEGATRRILGGTEATLSEFPWMALLEYERDNGSWTYECGGFLINSRYVITAAHCVRGRSVEKVGRLINIRIGEYNTETNPDCVSDGIERICNDPVQNLAVEEIIPHENYVPDNLSNNQNDIALIRMSGNVKFSEFVSPICLPTPDFAGTPVGKDVTISGWGQTLEQTRSSVKTKVNIPVVSFERCQREYNGRTSLSSELQLCAGGNYIQDACFRDSGGPLISRQNGAWIAEGIVSFGIGCGLEISSVYTKVSAFVPWIHRNMRP; the protein is encoded by the exons atggAACTGCGAgacataattttatatattggACTAACGATTTGTTTTCTGACTGAAACACAAAGTCAACGGTGGTGTAGAGCAAATAATGGCAACAGAGGAGAATGCATCTCCGTATATGATTGCCCAGCGATTCTTCGTTTACTGCAAAGACCAAGATTAACGCCTGATATTGTATCAGATCTACGGAATATGAAATGCAGTAATAGTCCCGATGAGGTTGAATTTGTATGTTGCGAACAAACTGGTCCAGAAGAGACTCATCCAAATCAAATATATACACCAAGTAACAATCAGGGCAatgtaattgatttttgtgGAATTGAAGGAGCTACTCGAAGGATACTAGGAGGAACTGAAGCCACTTTGAGCGAATTCCCTTGGATGGCTCTCTTAGAATATGAACGAG ATAATGGTTCATGGACCTATGAATGCGGAGGTTTCCTCATCAATTCCCGGTACGTAATAACTGCAGCCCATTGCGTTCGGGGACGATCAGTCGAAAAAGTTGGAAGGCTCATAAATATTCGTATTGGAGAATATAATACGGAAACGAATCCAGATTGCGTTAGTGATGGCATTGAAAGAATCTGCAATGATCCTGTGCAGAATTTAGCAGTAGAAGAAATTATTCCACATGAAAATTATGTTCCGGATAATCTATCAAATAATCAAAATGACATTGCGCTAATTAGAATGTCGGGTAATGTTAAGTTTAGTGAGTTTGTTTCCCCAATTTGCTTGCCAACTCCTGATTTTGCTGGTACACCAGTAGGAAAGGATGTTACAATATCAGGCTGGGGTCAAACTCTCGAGCAAACACGAAGTTCTGTAAAAACGAAAGTAAACATACCTGTAGTTAGCTTTGAACGGTGCCAGAGGGAGTATAATGGGAGAACTTCCCTTTCCTCTGAGTTACAGCTCTGTGCTGGAGGAAATTACATTCAAGATGCATGCTTTAGGGATTCAGGTGGACCACTAATTTCTAGGCAAAATGGTGCCTGGATTGCTGAAGGTATTGTTTCATTTGGTATTGGTTGTGGTCTCGAAATTTCTTCGGTATACACGAAAGTCTCTGCATTTGTGCCATGGATTCATAGAAATATGAGACCCTAA
- the LOC129787115 gene encoding uncharacterized protein LOC129787115, with product MAVSWFPPLPPHTDSWETPWDPPISSTAWTPPEPPLTDTPWETPWDPPVTEEGTQTTESDPSTVPPPWTPPQAPTVRPPISQTVPPEWDTPSNPTVRPPITETTPPMWRPPQNPTVSPPVTESLPPNWRPPSNPTISVTEETTTTTTTTTTTTTTTTTTTEETDVTDDAETTDTIPDDWDPPGVPTITTPPNP from the coding sequence ATGGCTGTTTCGTGGTTTCCTCCACTGCCTCCACATACTGATTCCTGGGAAACTCCATGGGATCCACCAATCAGTAGCACCGCTTGGACTCCGCCAGAACCACCTCTAACTGATACACCTTGGGAGACACCGTGGGATCCTCCGGTTACAGAGGAAGGAACACAAACCACAGAAAGTGATCCTAGTACTGTACCACCTCCATGGACTCCACCACAGGCACCAACAGTACGACCACCTATAAGTCAAACAGTGCCTCCAGAATGGGATACTCCTTCAAACCCGACAGTGAGACCTCCAATCACAGAAACAACCCCACCAATGTGGCGGCCACCGCAAAATCCTACAGTTTCTCCACCAGTCACGGAATCTTTACCGCCCAATTGGAGACCTCCAAGTAATCCCACCATATCAGTAACTGAGGAAACCACGACTACCACAACTACAACAACAACTactacaacaacaacaactacCACTACTGAAGAAACCGATGTGACCGATGATGCAGAAACAACAGATACCATACCTGATGATTGGGATCCACCAGGTGTGCCAACTATTACAACGCCTCCGAATCCATAA
- the LOC129785867 gene encoding CLIP domain-containing serine protease B8-like, translating into MWDYFRARVKIWSIFLILFLQLSHTNSESILRGCDIPNQDERGVCRPTSDCKAYRELLNERPLKSDKINFLKQLQCNEENSVCCTNEEKYENPAIENDPSTKKERAHTVSFETRFGGDELPTLKECGNFLGNKIIGGEIAGIDDYPWTALLVYESSAGSKPQFGCGGGLISRNYVLTAAHCVTGPITETKGSLMRVRLGEYNTETAEDCIQEVDGLDCADPPVDIDVMKVIPHPDYSSDTRHKYHDIALIQLAKATNYTDFIQPICLPMNDLATGIMNGNSLTVAGWGRTDMFRETRGFQPSPVKLFVKLPIIDISACSRAYRPSRLVLGPGQVCAGGKKSEDTCPGDSGSPLMYFSRKDGKWVCSGVVSLGLDECGTDGIPGVYTRVDTYMPWILSTIGAD; encoded by the exons ATGTGGGATTACTTTAGAGCCAGAGTGAAAATCTggtcaatttttcttatactcTTCCTCCAGCTATCGCATACAAATTCAG AATCAATCCTAAGAGGATGTGATATTCCAAATCAAGATGAAAGAGGAGTATGCAGACCTACCAGTGACTGTAAAGCGTACCGAGAATTACTCAATGAAAGACCATTGAAAAGTgataagattaattttctgaaGCAATTGCAatgcaatgaagaaaattccgtATGCTGcacaaatgaagaaaaatatga AAATCCGGCTATTGAAAATGATCCAAGCACAAAGAAGGAGAGAGCTCATACAGTGAGTTTTGAGACTCGTTTCGGTGGTGACGAATTACCCACCCTCAAAGAATGTGGAAATTTcttaggaaataaaattattggtGGAGAAATTGCTGGTATCGATGACTACCCCTGGACAGCGTTGCTTGTTTACGAATCAA GTGCCGGCTCAAAGCCTCAATTTGGATGTGGAGGAGGTCTAATTTCACGGAATTATGTCTTAACAGCTGCACACTGTGTTACGGGCCCAATCACAGAAACAAAGGGAAGCCT AATGCGCGTTCGTTTGGGTGAGTACAATACAGAAACAGCTGAGGATTGTATACAAGAAGTTGACGGACTGGATTGTGCCGATCCACCGGTGGATATTGATGTCATGAAAGTAATTCCTCATCCGGACTACAGCTCAGACACTCGTCACAAATATCATGACATAGCGCTCATCCAACTGGCCAAAGCAACAAACTACACCGACTTCATTCAGCCCATTTGCTTACCAATGAATGACCTCGCCACTGGAATCATGAATGGAAACAGTCTCACGGTCGCCGGTTGGGGCAGAACTGATATGT TCCGAGAAACACGCGGCTTTCAACCGAGCCCAGTTAAATTGTTCGTCAAGCTACCAATTATTGATATATCGGCATGCTCTCGTGCCTACCGACCATCTAGACTGGTACTGGGTCCTGGTCAGGTGTGTGCCGGTGGGAAAAAATCGGAAGATACCTGCCCAGGCGACAGTGGTAGTCCACTTATGTATTTCAGCCGAAAGGATGGGAAATGGGTGTGTTCGGGTGTCGTGAGCCTGGGTCTCGATGAGTGCGGTACTGATGGTATCCCTGGAGTATACACCCGCGTAGATACCTACATGCCATGGATACTCTCAACTATCGGCGCAGACTAA